The following are encoded in a window of Bacillus sp. (in: firmicutes) genomic DNA:
- a CDS encoding chloride channel protein: protein MTEKYFKIIRLLVYGLILSGIIGVISSVFLILVNGLSDFLWTDISNKLKVPSIYTFFLSVFGGILVGVSRYKWGNLPKVANDAIVELKTTQRIDYSYVYFNFLIAFLILTFGASVGPAAAILNSVIALSIWQGDKMRYFYFSYNEWKKESWLIRLKKLALPHNYLIPYNPNRAPKEKKMILFKNLLYMLFIVNGIVTFMFLIKISEQPPFVTKLGETSWGLNELLLFIPLVLFGILFSRLYELMEKAMDKFFSKINDKIILSAVIGGIGIGLMSLIAPNLLFSGQLSMLALPSLVPTLSIATLILGSVLKLIFMEFCLKSGWVGGNVLPVIFASILQGYAIATFFPQLDMLFIVAVIGSSASIAILKMPLIVGLALMLFFPKELAPVILITVVLFVWLSKMSKKLPQKITA from the coding sequence TTGACTGAGAAGTATTTTAAAATAATCAGATTACTTGTTTATGGTTTAATTCTAAGCGGGATAATAGGTGTTATTTCTTCTGTTTTTTTAATTTTAGTTAATGGCTTGTCGGATTTTTTATGGACTGACATATCTAATAAATTAAAAGTACCTTCTATTTATACATTTTTTTTAAGTGTTTTTGGTGGTATTTTAGTAGGTGTTAGCAGGTATAAGTGGGGGAATTTACCGAAAGTAGCTAATGATGCTATTGTAGAATTAAAAACAACACAAAGAATTGACTATTCATATGTATATTTCAATTTTTTAATTGCTTTTTTAATTTTAACCTTTGGTGCAAGTGTAGGTCCTGCAGCAGCCATATTAAATTCTGTTATTGCGTTATCGATATGGCAGGGAGATAAAATGCGTTACTTTTATTTTTCCTACAACGAATGGAAAAAGGAATCTTGGTTAATTAGACTAAAAAAATTAGCGTTACCTCATAACTACCTTATTCCTTATAATCCTAATCGGGCTCCTAAAGAGAAAAAAATGATTTTATTTAAGAATTTATTATATATGCTATTTATCGTTAATGGTATAGTGACCTTTATGTTTTTAATTAAAATATCAGAACAACCCCCTTTTGTGACAAAGTTAGGGGAAACTAGTTGGGGGTTGAATGAATTGCTTCTTTTCATTCCTTTGGTTTTGTTTGGTATTTTGTTTAGTAGACTTTATGAACTAATGGAAAAAGCAATGGATAAATTCTTTTCTAAAATCAATGATAAAATAATTTTAAGTGCTGTTATCGGTGGCATTGGTATTGGTTTGATGTCTTTAATTGCTCCTAATCTACTTTTTTCCGGCCAACTTTCTATGCTAGCTTTACCAAGTTTAGTACCGACACTTTCGATTGCTACTTTAATTTTGGGTTCTGTTTTAAAACTGATTTTTATGGAGTTTTGTTTAAAGTCAGGCTGGGTTGGTGGAAATGTTTTACCCGTTATATTTGCTTCTATTTTACAAGGCTACGCTATCGCAACTTTTTTTCCACAATTGGATATGCTTTTTATCGTAGCTGTTATAGGTAGTAGTGCTTCGATCGCTATTTTAAAGATGCCGTTAATTGTAGGACTGGCTCTAATGCTATTTTTCCCGAAAGAGTTAGCCCCAGTTATATTAATCACTGTGGTTTTATTTGTTTGGTTAAGTAAAATGAGTAAAAAACTTCCACAAAAAATAACTGCTTAA